The proteins below are encoded in one region of Sinorhizobium meliloti:
- a CDS encoding sensor histidine kinase: MHNVRMVKLPAEATDPHALRSRARRSWLVFAAVALVLLAAGLLLARDYGRSQALAGLAGQSRIDASLKASLLRAVVERQRALPLVLADDAAIRGALLSPDMQSLDRINRKLEALATSAEAAVIYLIDRSGVAVAASNWQEPTSFVGNDYAFRDYFRLAVRDGMAEHFAMGTVSKRPGLYISRRVDGPGGPLGVIVAKLEFDGVEADWQASGKPAYVTDRRGIVLITSLPSWRFMTTKPIAEDRLAPIRESLQFGDAPLLPLPFRKIEARPDGSSTLDALLPGDSTAAFLRVETMVPSTNWRLEQLSPLKAPLAAGAREAQLLTLAALVPLLALAALLLRRRQVVAMRSAEERLARNALEASVEERTRDLRMARDRLETEIADHRQTTEKLQAVQQDLVQANRLAILGQVAAGVAHEINQPVATIRAYADNARTFLHRGQTVTAAENMESIAELTERVGAITDELRRFARKGHFAAGPTAMKEVVEGALMLLRSRFAGRMDAIRIDLPPDGLQALGNRIRLEQVLINLLQNALEAIGDSENGAIQVRCKAAPGGIALTVADNGPGIAADVREELFTPFNTSKEDGLGLGLAISKEIVSDYGGTIEVESGPSGTTFTVNLKKA, from the coding sequence ATGCACAATGTTCGCATGGTCAAACTTCCTGCAGAAGCGACCGATCCGCATGCGCTTCGCAGCCGGGCCCGACGGTCCTGGCTCGTTTTCGCGGCAGTCGCGCTGGTCCTTCTGGCAGCCGGCCTTCTTCTTGCGCGAGACTACGGCCGGTCGCAGGCGCTCGCCGGCCTTGCCGGTCAGAGCCGGATCGACGCCAGCCTGAAAGCCTCGCTTCTTCGAGCAGTCGTGGAACGGCAGCGCGCCCTGCCGCTTGTCCTCGCCGACGACGCAGCCATTCGTGGCGCATTGCTTTCGCCGGACATGCAGTCGCTCGACCGCATCAACCGCAAGCTCGAGGCCCTGGCGACAAGCGCCGAAGCCGCGGTCATCTATCTGATCGACCGGAGCGGCGTCGCCGTCGCGGCCAGCAACTGGCAGGAGCCGACGAGCTTCGTCGGCAACGACTATGCCTTCCGCGATTATTTCCGGCTCGCCGTCCGCGACGGCATGGCCGAACATTTCGCCATGGGCACGGTCAGCAAGCGGCCCGGGCTTTATATTTCCCGGCGCGTCGACGGGCCCGGCGGTCCGCTGGGGGTGATCGTCGCCAAGCTCGAATTCGACGGGGTCGAGGCGGATTGGCAGGCCTCCGGCAAGCCGGCCTATGTCACCGACCGGCGCGGCATCGTCCTCATCACCAGCCTGCCCTCCTGGCGCTTCATGACGACGAAGCCGATCGCCGAAGACCGGCTGGCGCCCATTCGCGAAAGCCTGCAGTTCGGCGATGCGCCGCTGCTGCCGCTGCCCTTCCGGAAGATCGAAGCGCGGCCCGATGGCTCCTCCACGCTCGACGCCCTGCTGCCGGGCGACTCCACCGCAGCCTTCCTGCGCGTGGAAACCATGGTGCCGTCGACGAACTGGCGGCTCGAGCAGCTGTCGCCGCTGAAGGCGCCGCTTGCAGCGGGTGCGCGGGAGGCGCAGCTCCTCACCCTTGCCGCGCTCGTACCGCTTCTCGCGCTTGCCGCATTGCTCCTGCGCCGTCGCCAGGTAGTCGCCATGCGCAGCGCCGAGGAGCGGCTGGCCCGCAATGCGCTTGAGGCGAGCGTCGAGGAGCGGACGCGCGACCTGCGCATGGCGCGCGACCGTCTCGAAACCGAGATCGCCGACCACCGGCAGACCACCGAGAAGCTCCAGGCCGTGCAGCAGGACCTCGTCCAGGCGAATCGGCTGGCGATCCTCGGCCAGGTCGCCGCCGGGGTTGCCCATGAGATCAACCAGCCGGTCGCCACCATCCGCGCCTATGCGGATAATGCCCGCACGTTTCTCCACCGCGGCCAGACCGTCACCGCCGCCGAGAACATGGAAAGCATAGCCGAGCTTACCGAGCGCGTCGGCGCCATCACCGACGAGCTGCGCCGCTTCGCCCGCAAGGGCCATTTCGCAGCCGGGCCGACCGCGATGAAGGAGGTCGTCGAGGGTGCGCTCATGCTGCTCCGCAGCCGGTTTGCCGGGCGGATGGACGCAATCCGCATCGATCTGCCGCCCGATGGTCTCCAGGCGCTCGGCAACCGCATCCGGCTGGAGCAGGTCTTGATCAACCTCCTGCAGAATGCGCTGGAAGCGATCGGCGACAGCGAGAACGGCGCGATCCAGGTGCGCTGCAAGGCGGCGCCCGGCGGCATCGCGCTGACCGTCGCCGACAACGGCCCGGGGATTGCGGCCGATGTCCGCGAAGAGCTGTTCACGCCGTTCAACACCTCGAAGGAAGACGGGCTGGGCCTCGGTCTCGCGATCTCCAAGGAGATCGTCTCCGACTATGGCGGGACGATCGAGGTCGAGAGCGGCCCCTCCGGAACGACATTTACCGTGAACCTCAAGAAGGCCTGA
- a CDS encoding dicarboxylate/amino acid:cation symporter, which produces MIIEHSAEVRGKTPLYRHLYVQVLAAIAAGILLGHFYPDIGTELKPLGDAFIRLVKMIIAPVIFLTVATGIAGMTDLAKVGRVAGKAMIYFLAFSTLALVVGLVVANVVQPGAGMHIDPATLDAKAVATYAEKAHEQSITGFLMNIIPTTLVGAFAEGDILQVLFISVLFGISLAIVGKKAEPVVDFLQALTLPIFRLVAILMKAAPIGAFGAMAFTIGKYGIASIANLAMLIGTFYLTSFLFVFIVLGAVARYNGFSILSLIRYIKEELLLVLGTSSSEAALPGLMNKMEKAGCKRSVVGLVIPTGYSFNLDGTNIYMTLAALFIAQATDTPLSYGDQILLLLVAMLSSKGAAGITGAGFITLAATLSVVPSVPVAGMALILGIDRFMSECRALTNFVGNAVATIVVAKWEGELDQAQLSAALGGEASVEAIPAVVQPAE; this is translated from the coding sequence ATGATCATCGAACATTCCGCGGAGGTCCGCGGCAAGACACCCCTTTACCGCCATCTCTATGTTCAGGTGCTGGCTGCGATCGCCGCGGGCATCCTGCTCGGGCATTTCTATCCTGATATCGGCACGGAGCTCAAACCGCTCGGCGACGCCTTCATCAGGCTCGTGAAGATGATCATCGCGCCGGTGATCTTCCTGACGGTCGCGACCGGGATTGCCGGCATGACCGATCTCGCCAAGGTCGGCCGCGTCGCCGGCAAGGCGATGATCTACTTTCTCGCCTTCTCCACCCTCGCGCTTGTCGTGGGTCTCGTCGTCGCAAACGTGGTGCAGCCAGGCGCGGGCATGCATATCGATCCGGCCACGCTGGACGCCAAGGCGGTCGCGACCTATGCCGAGAAGGCGCATGAGCAGTCGATCACCGGCTTCCTGATGAACATCATCCCGACGACGCTCGTCGGCGCCTTCGCCGAGGGCGACATCCTGCAGGTCCTGTTCATCTCGGTGCTCTTCGGTATTTCGCTGGCGATCGTCGGCAAGAAAGCCGAGCCCGTGGTCGATTTCCTGCAGGCGCTGACGCTGCCGATCTTCCGGCTCGTTGCGATCCTGATGAAGGCCGCCCCGATCGGCGCCTTCGGCGCCATGGCCTTCACCATCGGCAAGTACGGTATCGCCTCGATCGCCAATCTCGCCATGCTGATCGGCACCTTCTATCTGACGTCGTTTCTCTTCGTCTTCATCGTTCTCGGCGCGGTCGCACGCTATAACGGCTTCTCGATCCTCTCGCTCATCCGCTACATCAAGGAGGAGCTGCTGCTGGTGCTCGGGACGTCCTCTTCGGAGGCGGCTCTTCCGGGCCTCATGAACAAGATGGAGAAGGCCGGCTGCAAGCGCTCGGTCGTCGGTCTCGTCATTCCGACCGGCTATTCCTTCAACCTGGACGGCACCAATATCTACATGACGCTTGCGGCCCTGTTCATCGCCCAGGCGACCGATACGCCGCTCTCATACGGCGACCAGATCCTGCTGCTCCTCGTCGCAATGCTGAGCTCGAAGGGTGCGGCCGGCATTACCGGCGCCGGCTTCATCACGCTTGCCGCAACGCTCTCGGTCGTTCCCTCCGTGCCGGTCGCCGGCATGGCGCTGATCCTCGGCATCGACCGCTTCATGTCGGAATGCCGCGCCCTGACCAATTTCGTCGGCAACGCGGTTGCGACGATCGTGGTGGCGAAGTGGGAAGGCGAGCTCGATCAGGCGCAGCTTTCCGCAGCTCTCGGCGGCGAGGCGTCCGTCGAGGCCATCCCGGCGGTCGTCCAGCCCGCCGAATAA
- the dctD gene encoding C4-dicarboxylate transport transcriptional regulatory protein DctD, protein MSAAPSVFLIDDDRDLRKAMQQTLELAGFTVSSFASATEALAELSADFAGIVISDIRMPGMDGLALFGKVLALDPDLPMILVTGHGDIPMAVQAIQDGAYDFIAKPFAADRLVQSARRAEEKRRLVMENRSLRRAAEAASEGLPLIGQTPAMERLRQTLKHIADTDVDVLVAGETGSGKEVVATLLHQWSRRRTGNFVALNCGALPETVIESELFGHEPGAFTGAVKKRIGRIEHASGGTLFLDEIEAMPPATQVKMLRVLEAREITPLGTNLTRPVDIRVVAAAKVDLGDPAARGDFREDLYYRLNVVTLSIPPLRERRDDIPLLFSHFLARASERFGREVPAISAAMRAYLATHSWPGNVRELSHFAERVALGVEGNLGVPAAAPASSGATLPERLERYEADILKQALTAHCGDVKETLQVLGIPRKTFYDKLQRHGINRADYVERAGPGRPNAISKT, encoded by the coding sequence ATGAGCGCCGCCCCATCCGTGTTCCTGATCGATGACGACCGCGATCTGCGCAAGGCAATGCAGCAGACGCTCGAGCTTGCGGGCTTCACCGTCTCGTCCTTCGCCAGCGCGACGGAGGCGCTCGCCGAACTTTCCGCCGACTTCGCGGGCATCGTCATCAGCGATATCCGCATGCCGGGCATGGACGGCCTTGCCCTTTTCGGCAAAGTTCTGGCGCTCGACCCTGACCTGCCAATGATCCTCGTCACGGGGCACGGCGACATACCGATGGCGGTGCAGGCGATCCAGGACGGCGCCTATGACTTCATCGCCAAGCCGTTTGCCGCCGATCGTCTTGTCCAGAGCGCCCGGCGCGCAGAGGAGAAGCGGCGGCTCGTCATGGAGAACCGGTCGCTGCGCCGCGCGGCCGAGGCCGCATCCGAAGGCCTGCCGCTGATCGGCCAGACGCCGGCCATGGAGCGGCTTCGCCAGACCTTGAAACACATCGCCGACACCGATGTCGACGTGCTGGTCGCCGGCGAGACGGGCAGCGGCAAGGAGGTCGTCGCCACGCTGCTGCACCAATGGAGCCGCCGCAGGACCGGCAACTTCGTGGCGCTGAATTGCGGCGCTCTGCCGGAAACGGTGATCGAAAGCGAGCTCTTCGGCCACGAGCCCGGCGCCTTCACCGGCGCCGTCAAGAAGCGGATCGGCCGGATCGAGCATGCGAGCGGCGGCACGCTCTTCCTCGACGAGATCGAGGCCATGCCGCCGGCAACGCAGGTGAAGATGCTGCGCGTGCTCGAAGCCCGCGAGATCACGCCGCTCGGCACCAACCTGACCCGCCCGGTCGACATCCGCGTCGTCGCCGCCGCCAAGGTCGATCTCGGCGACCCGGCCGCACGCGGCGATTTCCGCGAGGATCTCTATTACCGGCTGAACGTCGTGACGCTCTCGATCCCGCCCCTGCGCGAACGGCGCGACGACATCCCCCTCCTCTTCTCCCATTTCCTGGCCCGCGCCTCGGAACGCTTCGGCCGCGAAGTGCCCGCGATCTCGGCTGCCATGCGCGCGTACCTGGCGACGCATTCCTGGCCCGGCAATGTGCGCGAGCTTTCGCACTTCGCCGAACGGGTGGCGCTGGGGGTGGAGGGAAACCTGGGAGTTCCGGCCGCAGCGCCCGCCTCAAGCGGAGCGACCCTGCCGGAAAGATTGGAACGCTACGAGGCCGATATCCTCAAGCAGGCGCTCACGGCGCATTGCGGCGACGTCAAAGAGACCCTGCAAGTCCTCGGCATCCCCCGCAAGACTTTTTACGACAAGCTGCAGCGCCATGGGATCAACCGGGCAGATTATGTCGAACGGGCGGGCCCGGGGCGTCCCAATGCCATATCGAAAACTTGA